Proteins found in one Drosophila innubila isolate TH190305 chromosome X, UK_Dinn_1.0, whole genome shotgun sequence genomic segment:
- the LOC117794202 gene encoding atypical kinase COQ8B, mitochondrial, producing the protein MARAAQDVLGVLRGLQIVAEACGREHLALTKHLWSNSSVRELLAANVTQTADAVRTAGEQPSEELKKLQELLQETGERGYVVAQGLCQLIETKLPCDLSVMQRMNWQPNTAATAAAAGGVGGAGGATVGGSGGNRSHIDAADAANLDISSITLLEFEEILSKRNKNRNVSLRTANTESKQLPPTPPPPTTKATPVTVSNNEGILSKDTQYVDNIMRFVAGDTTPAKAGGSTPVAPKNTETLLPELSKVAKQRRVPASRLGRMASFGGLFAGLGLGTINELTKGALGLGGSTNMRDALLSPANAERIVDTLCKVRGAALKIGQILSIQDTNVVSPQLAKAFERVRQAADYMPDWQVERVMTTQLGPDWRKRLISFDDKPFAAASIGQVHRATLLDGMDVAIKIQYPGVAQSIESDIDNLVGMLKVWDVFPQGFFIDNVVRVAKRELQWEVDYAREAEYTEKFREMISPYPEYYVPKVIRELTTSSVLTTELVPGVPLDKCFELSYEHRAHIASSVLKLCLRELFEIECMQTDPNWSNFLYDANSRRLMLIDFGSTRFYKHEFIKNYRQVIISAAENNRQGVLEMSRQMGFLTGYETKQMEQAHVDAVMILGEIFRYDGPFDFGKQNTTERLATLVPTMVAHRLCPPPEEIYSIHRKLSGIFLLCARLNVRMNCVPFYNEIILGKFKD; encoded by the exons ATGGCACGCGCTGCGCAAGACGTGCTCGGCGTGCTGCGGGGCCTGCAAATAGTTGCGGAGGCGTGCGGTCGCGAGCATCTGGCGTTGACTAAGCATCTGTGGAGCAATTCGAGTGTGCGCGAACTGTTGGCCGCCAATGTGACTCAGACAGCGGACGCAGTGCGTACGGCCGGAGAGCAGCCGAGCGAGGAATTGAAGAAATTGCAGGAACTGTTACAAGAGACGGGAGAGCGCGGTTACGTCGTGGCCCAAGGATTGTGCCAGTTGATTGAAACGAAATTACCTTGCGATTTATCAGTCATGCAACGAATGAACTGGCAACccaacacagcagcaacagctgctgctgctggtggtgttggtggtgctggtggtgctacAGTTGGTGGCTCTGGCGGCAATCGCAGCCATATAGATGCGGCAGATGCTGCCAATCTGGATATATCATCCATAACACTGCTGGAGTTTGAAGAGATCCTCTCGAAACGCAACAAAAACCGTAATGTCAGCCTACGCACGGCCAACACGGAAAGCAAACAGTTGCCTCCaacgccaccaccaccaacaacaaaggcGACGCCAGTTACTGTTAGCAACAATGAGGGCATCCTCAGCAAGGACACCCAGTATGTGGATAATATAATGCGTTTTGTTGCAGGCGACACCACACCAGCCAAAGCAGGAGGATCAACGCCAG TTGCTCCAAAAAATACGGAAACCTTGCTGCCGGAACTGAGCAAGGTGGCGAAACAGCGACGTGTGCCGGCATCGCGTCTGGGACGCATGGCATCATTTGGTGGCCTGTTTGCCGGTCTTGGTCTGGGCACCATTAATGAACTGACAAAGGGTGCTCTTGGCCTGGGCGGATCAACGAACATGCGTGATGCATTGCTGAGTCCAGCGAATGCCGAACGCATTGTGGACACGCTGTGCAAGGTGCGTGGCGCAGCCCTGAAGATTGGCCAGATTCTGAGCATACAGGACACTAATGTGGTGTCGCCACAACTGGCAAAGGCATTCGAACGTGTTCGCCAGGCGGCTGATTATATGCCCGACTGGCAGGTGGAACGTGTGATGACCACACAGTTGGGTCCGGATTGGCGCAAGCGTTTGATTAGCTTCGATGACAAACCGTTTGCAGCCGCATCCATTGGCCAAGTGCATCGGGCCACGTTGCTCGATGGCATGGATGTGGCCATTAAGATACAATATCCAGGTGTTGCCCAGAGCATTGAAAGCGATATTGATAATCTCGTGGGCATGCTCAAGGTGTGGGATGTCTTTCCCCAGGGCTTCTTCATCGACAATGTGGTGCGTGTGGCGAAACGTGAACTCCAATGGGAGGTGGACTATGCCCGCGAGGCGGAATATACCGAAAAGTTTCGTGAAATGATATCACCATATCCAGAGTATTATGTGCCCAAGGTTATACGTGAGCTGACCACATCCAGTGTGCTCACCACAGAGCTCGTTCCAGGCGTGCCACTAGACAAGTGCTTCGAGCTGAG CTATGAGCATCGTGCTCATATTGCCAGCTCCGTGCTAAAGCTTTGTCTCCGCGAACTCTTTGAGATCGAATGCATGCAAACGGATCCAAATTGGTCAAATTTTCTGTACGATGCGAACAGTCGTCGTCTTATGCTGATTGATTTTGGCTCCACACGCTTCTATAAGCACGagttcatcaaaaattatcgTCAGGTTATCATCAGTGCGGCAGAAAACAATCGTCAGGGCGTTCTGGAAATGTCCCGACAGATGGGATTCCTCACCGGCTACGAGACAAAGCAAATGGAACAGGCTCATGTCGATGCCGTCATGATATTGGGCGAAATCTTTCGATATGATGGTCCCTTTGATTTTGGTAAACAGAATACTACGGAACGCTTGGCTACCCTGGTGCCCACAATGGTGGCACATCGTTTATGTCCACCGCCCGAGGAGATTTACTCCATACACCGCAAATTGTCGGGGATTTTCCTACTCTGCGCTCGTCTCAATGTCCGCATGAATTGTGTTCCCTTCTATAATGAGATCATTTTAGGCAAGTTCAAGGATTAA
- the LOC117794204 gene encoding uncharacterized protein LOC117794204, translating to MFPWKSTPSSSNSLGEEETELDVEQIARELQEMTLYLDEMELKLQTGVPACPRRESADALLELHGSRNGNIRKLQNNSHKLQHQLEELFDCSKSAKKSMIDLHHSLWNLEKKISIAHHQTEAIESMKLHMDLEGVRCLQRYKYLNNVFFNWTECYEGAKEMKRIFNGRVNRMYSKAAYHKEKRKILEELEKTEITCASTNNELIQQCKQLKCWVYGFIESEPLWNSMVSLVTIKAIKDELDEKLRFRRSSLSQVHSSVSFSTGRYDRMLSMIKQMSFLNLDPKI from the exons ATGTTTCCTTGGAAGTCGAcgccaagcagcagcaacagccttGGTGAGGAGGAAACTGAACTCGATGTGGAGCAAATTGCAAGGGAATTGCAGGAGATGACATTGTATTTGGATGAAATGGAGCTAAAACTGCAGACGGGTGTGCCGGCCTGTCCGCGGCGTGAATCAGCCGATGCCCTACTTGAATTGCACGGCTCCAGAAATGGGAATATACGCAAATTGCAGAACAATTCGCATAAACTGCAACACCAATTGGAAGAACTCTTTGATTGCTCCAAATCAGCTAAGAAATCTATGATTGATTTGCATCATTCCCTCTGGAATttggaaaagaaaataagcaTTGCACATCATCAAACTGAAGCTATTGAATCGATGAAACTTCACATGGATTTGGAGGGG GTAAGATGTCTACAgcgttataaatatttaaataatgtctTCTTCAACTGGACTGAATGTTACGAGGGCGCTAAGGAAATGAAGAGGATCTTTAATGGACGTGTAAATCGGATGTATTCCAAGGCAGCGTATCATAAGGAAAAGCGCAAGATACTCGAAGAGTTGGAGAAAACAGAAATCACTTGTGCCAGTACCAATAATGAACTGATAcaacaatgtaaacaattaaaatgttggGTATATGGATTCATTGAGTCGGAGCCATTGTGGAATTCAATGGTGTCATTGGTAACAATCAAGGCAATTAAAGATGAACTGGATGAAAAGCTGCGTTTCAGACGTAGCTCATTATCCCAAGTTCATTCCTCGGTGTCTTTCTCAACCGGCAGATATGATCGAATGTTGAGCATGATCAAGCAAATGTCATTCTTGAATCTAGACCCAAAAATCTAG